The following coding sequences lie in one Mustelus asterias chromosome 6, sMusAst1.hap1.1, whole genome shotgun sequence genomic window:
- the apc gene encoding adenomatous polyposis coli protein isoform X3 — MSLHSYGSREGSVSGRSGECSPVPIGSIPRRGLVNGSRESTGYLEELEKERSLLLAEIEKEEKEKDWYYAQLQNLTKRIDNLPLTENFSLQTDMTRRQLEFEARQIRSAMEEQLGTCQDMEKRAQMRVVRIQQIEKDMLRLRQHLQSQATETEKSSQTKHEQTVSHDAERPSDCQETTEASMGTAGSGQGSGSRVEQDAASVMSCSNSYSVPRRLTSHLGTKVEMVYSLLSMLGTHDKDDMSRTLLAMSSSQDSCIAMRQSGCLPLLIQLLHGNDKDSVLLGNSRGSKEARARASAALHNIIHSQPDDKRGRRETRVLHLLEQIRAYCETCWEWQEAHERGVDQDKNPMPSPVEHQICPAVCVLMKLSFDEEHRHAMNELGGLQAIAELLQVDCEMYGLTDDHYSVTLRRYAGMALTNLTFGDVANKATLCSMKGCMRAMVAQLKSESEDLQQVIASVLRNLSWRADVNSKKILREVGSVSALMECALDVKKESTLKSVLSALWNLSAHCTENKADICAVCGALAFLVGTLTYRSQTNTLAIIESGGGILRNVSSLIATNEDHRQILRENNCLQTLLQHLKSHSLTIVSNACGTLWNLSARNAKDQESLWDMGAVSMLKNLIHSKHKMIAMGSAAALRNLMANRPAKYKDANIMSPGSSLPSLHVRKQKALEAELDAQQLSETFDNIDNLSPKTSHRNRQRHKQGRYSEYVLDSGRHTDDGVCRSESFNTGNLTVLSPYMTSSMLPGSSRDRGSADSSRAEKDRSAERDRRGTDAASFPTSSDNVPDPSKRIGRQIPTTAAQIAKVMEEVSSMHLSSEDRNSASASDLQCVPEDRSGMRRASSSHPNSNIFTYAKPENSSRTPSMPYGKMEYRRSSNDSLNSVSSSDGYGKRGQMKPSIESYSEDDESKFCNYEKYPADLANKIHNANHLDDNDAELDTPINYSLKYSDEQLNSGRQSPSQNEQWARQKHIVEEEMKRNEHKQSRTQPSEYSIYCENTCSGDEAHIKFQPRFVQSDCSYGARAHNKSEQIRVDSEHRMNQKVNPSLCQVDDYEDDKPTNYSERYSEEEQHEEEEDRPTNYSIKFTEEEHHIEQPIDYSLKYSSEIPPPSQKQSFMHSKVPSIQETTKDHTASSCGNTSSSKHTSSQQRRLHPSSAQARTTATPAVQKSATCKAPSINQETMQTYCVEDTPICFSRCSSLSSLSSEDEMEGRGQVKHVSDDGTTLQIIDLKESHGQLTAEAAIGEGSSASQHTQIKQSRLQATNVSQPDISRQKAVEFSSGAKSPSKSGAQTPKSPPEHYVQETPLVFSRCSSVSSLGSFESQSIASSIQSEPCSEMVSGVISPSDLPDSPGQTMPPSRSKTPPPQPAQLKRETHKIKEQTNVKSRDTGQRQEAVNAAVQRVQVPQDSDSLMHFATENTPDGFSCASSLSALSLDEPFIQKDLELRVMPPVYEDDHRSEELDKEENTSVKNKYKAEKAAEPEKDILEDDDDDDIDILEECINSAMPTKSSSKAKKTAASTTSRIPPPVARKPSQLPVYKLLSNQNRVHAQKHVSFNHDIFREDMPRVYCVEGTPINFSTATSLSDLTIESPPNELSNSEGIRPPSESAVMEKRDTIPTEGRSMDDAETSKGLIPAQPGQDDKTEEGDILAECINSAMPKGKSHKPYRIKKINQMQHTSTSVNNTNQQEADKRKPTSPVKPLSQNTEFKARLLQRSSIPDPPSSFSAEGNYTEHRKDMEKAHKRQTTKNAAGDFQDKPPSNDNRIRGGFVFDSPHHYTPIEGTPYCFSRNDSLSSLDFDDDDTDLSKEKAELKKEKGKKDKTSNDVKNCNNEQIPNSQQPTDRMQPGQKSLSSRGQSKSALQRQAVFSQTPKDNSDRETVTDEKMQNFAIEDTPVCFSRNSSLSSLSDIDQENNNKKVTQHIEQGEHTNSQVAVNRPPASGYAPKSFHVEDTPVCFSRNSSLSSLSIDSEDDLLQECISSAMPKKKKHLAKGKSNWENTGSDTSASVDETDEPMNLREQVQSPISEQAFSPDSESFDWKAIQEGANSIVSSLHQAAACLSRQGSSDSDSILSLKSGISLGSPFHLTPDQEEKPFSSNKGPKIVKPGEKVTSDNKKNEEENVKAIRGGKRVYKSLITGKARSNVETASSHPKHTQQANMPMISRGRTMIHIPGVRNSSPSTSPIPKMPPKNTSSKSPSPGQHSNNSPRSIKTTIKSESSPIGKQTGTPGASSSKGPSRSGSRDSTPSRPSQQSLSRPMQSPGRNSISPGRNGISPSNKISQLPRTSSPSTASAKPSGSGRMPYTSPGRPMNQQAPSKQAGLGKGTPSITRSESNSKGLSQSASSSVPGKRVELSRMSSTKSSGSESDRSERPTLMRQSTFIKEAPSPTLRRKLEESTSFESLSPPSRPASPTRSQTQTPVLSPSQHLDGMPSHLQNQTSSWRKIPPNQNLSAEHLEGRPMRKHDIARSHSESPSRLPVNRSGTWKREHSKHSSSLPRVSTWRRTGSSSSILSASSESSEKAKSEDERPHQVNFAHGNKQAKENPAPLRGTWRKIKDNEISQTNNHSQNSSAPNSVESKHLVYQMAPPVSKTEDVWVRIEDCPINNPRPGKSPTGNTPPVIDDVSEKLLLSDEEGSGDGQNKPASEHRTPPHGLRMEKCLNSFTQLDSPEKKAAETKSAVNSSATSPEIETTVVTERTPFSSNSSSKHNSPSGTVAARVTPFNYVPSPRKSSTDNSSTRPSQIPTPVNNNKRKESSKPETTESTGNQSPKRHSGSYLVTSV, encoded by the exons GTGGAAATGGTATACTCGCTGCTCTCAATGCTTGGTACACACGACAAGGATGATATGTCTCGAACTTTGCTAGCAATGTCTAGTTCTCAGGACAGCTGTATAGCTATGCGTCAGTCTGGTTGTCTTCCACTGCTGATACAGCTTTTGCACGGCAATGATAAAGACTCTGTGCTGCTAGGCAATTCACGTGGCAGTAAGGAGGCCCGTGCAAGGGCTAGTGCTGCACTACACAATATCATCCATTCACAGCCGGATGACAAGAGAGGAAGACGGGAGACCCGTGTTCTTCATCTGCTGGAACAGATCCGTGCTTACTGCGAGACATGCTGGGAATGGCAGGAAGCACATGAGCGAGGCGTGGATCAGGATAAAAATCCAA TGCCATCTCCAGTGGAACACCAGATCTGTCCTGCGGTGTGTGTACTTATGAAGCTTTCATTTGATGAGGAACACAGGCATGCAATGAATGAACTAG GTGGTTTACAAGCAATAGCTGAATTGTTGCAAGTCGATTGTGAAATGTATGGACTCACTGATGACCATTACAGTGTTACATTGCGGCGATATGCTGGGATGGCACTTACAAATTTAACGTTTGGGGATGTTGCAAATAAG GCCACGTTATGCTCTATGAAAGGCTGTATGAGAGCAATGGTAGCTCAACTGAAGTCAGAAAGTGAAGATCTACAGCAG GTAATTGCAAGTGTATTGCGAAATTTGTCATGGCGAGCAGATGTAAACAGTAAAAAGATCTTGCGTGAAGTTGGAAGTGTGAGCGCATTAATGGAATGTGCACTGGATGTGAAAAAG GAATCAACTCTAAAGAGTGTTCTTAGTGCCCTTTGGAATTTATCTgcacactgcactgagaataaaGCTGACATCTGTGCTGTGTGTGGTGCCCTTGCATTTTTGGTCGGCACTTTAACCTACAGAAGCCAAACTAATACACTCGCCATTATTGAAAGTGGAGGTGGCATCCTAAGGAATGTTTCTAGTCTGATTGCTACAAATGAAGATCACAG ACAAATTCTGCGAGAAAACAATTGCCTTCAGACATTGCTACAGCACTTAAAATCACACAGCTTGACAATAGTTAGCAACGCATGTGGAACCCTTTGGAATCTTTCTGCTCGAAATGCCAAGGACCAGGAatctttgtgggacatgggagcaGTTAGCATGCTCAAAAATCTAATTCATTCTAAACACAAAATGATTGCAATGGGAAGTGCTGCAGCTTTGAGGAACCTAATGGCCAACAGACCTGCTAAATATAAAGATGCCAACATTATGTCCCCAGGATCAAGTTTACCATCTCTGCATGTTCGAAAACAAAAGGCTCTAGAAGCAGAGCTGGATGCTCAACAATTATCAGAGACTTTTGATAATATTGATAATTTGAGTCCCAAAACATCCCATCGCAACAGACAAAGACACAAGCAAGGCAGATACAGTGAGTATGTCTTGGATTCTGGAAGGCATACTGATGATGGGGTATGCAGGTCAGAGAGTTTCAACACTGGCAATTTGACTGTGTTGTCACCATACATGACTTCTTCAATGTTACCTGGTTCATCAAGAGACAGGGGGAGTGCAGACAGTTCCAGAGCAGAAAAGGATCGAAGTGCAGAAAGAGATCGAAGAGGAACAGATGCTGCTTCCTTTCCCACTTCATCTGATAATGTGCCAGATCCTTCAAAAAGAATAGGGAGACAGATTCCTACCACTGCAGCACAAATAGCCAAGGTGATGGAAGAGGTATCAAGTATGCATTTATCCTCAGAGGACAGAAATTCAGCATCTGCTTCTGACCTACAGTGTGTGCCTGAGGACAGGAGTGGAATGAGACGAGCATCTTCATCTCATCCCAATTCTAACATTTTTACCTATGCTAAACCTGAAAACTCCAGCAGAACCCCTTCAATGCCTTATGGGAAAATGGAGTACAGGAGGTCATCAAATGATAGCTTGAATAGCGTTAGCAGCAGTGATGGCTATGGGAAAAGAGGGCAGATGAAACCATCAATAGAGTCCTACTCGGAGGATGATGAAAGCAAATTCTGCAATTATGAAAAGTATCCAGCTGATCTTGccaacaaaattcataatgctaatcACTTAGATgacaatgatgcagaattagaCACGCCAATTAATTACAGTCTTAAATATTCAGATGAACAGTTAAACTCTGGCCGACAGAGTCCATCACAAAATGAACAGTGGGCACGGCAAAAACATATTGTGGAAGAAGAGATGAAAAGGAATGAACATAAACAGTCCAGAACTCAACCCTCTGAATATTCTATCTACTGTGAAAATACCTGCAGTGGGGATGAAGCACATATTAAATTCCAACCTCGATTTGTTCAGTCAGATTGCTCTTACGGTGCCAGGGCACACAACAAGTCAGAGCAAATTAGAGTCGATTCTGAGCACAGAATGAACCAGAAAGTTAATCCATCTCTTTGCCAGGTAGATGATTATGAAGATGACAAACCAACCAACTACAGTGAACGGTACTCTGAAGAAGAACAGcatgaggaggaagaggacaggCCCACAAATTATAGCATAAAGTTTACAGAGGAAGAGCACCACATCGAACAGCCAATTGATTATAGTTTAAAGTATTCCTCAGAAATCCCACCACCTTCACAGAAGCAATCTTTCATGCATTCAAAGGTTCCTTCGattcaagaaacaacaaaggatcATACAGCATCAAGTTGTGGAAACACATCAAGTTCCAAACATACATCTTCTCAACAGAGACGACTGCACCCTAGCTCTGCACAAGCTAGAACAACTGCCACTCCAGCGGTACAAAAATCAGCCACTTGCAAAGCTCCttctattaatcaagaaactatgCAGACTTATTGTGTAGAGGACACTCCTATTTGCTTTTCAAGATGTAGTTCACTATCATCTCTGTCATCAGAGGATGAAATGGAAGGGCGCGGTCAAGTCAAGCATGTATCAGATGATGGAACCACTTTGCAGATTATTGACCTTAAGGAAAGCCATGGACAGTTAACTGCTGAGGCAGCAATAGGTGAGGGTTCCTCTGCTTCTCAGCATACACAAATAAAGCAAAGTCGGCTACAGGCTACCAATGTGTCTCAACCTGATATTTCTAGGCAGAAAGCTGTTGAATTCTCTTCAGGTGCCAAATCACCATCCAAGAGTGGAGCACAGACTCCCAAAAGCCCGCCAGAGCACTATGTGCAGGAAACTCCTTTGGTATTCAGCAGATGCAGTTCAGTCAGTTCACTGGGGAGTTTTGAAAGTCAGTCAATTGCCAGTTCCATTCAGAGTGAACCTTGTAGTGAAATGGTTAGTGGAGTCATAAGCCCAAGTGATCTTCCAGACAGTCCAGGACAGACAATGCCTCCTAGTAGAAGTAAAACTCCACCACCTCAACCAGCTCAACTAAAGAGAGAGACGCACAAAATCAAGGAACAAACTAATGTTAAAAGCAGAGATACTGGCCAAAGGCAAGAGGCTGTGAATGCAGCAGTCCAAAGAGTCCAAGTTCCTCAGGACAGTGATAGCCTGATGCATTTTGCCACAGAAAATACTCCAGATGGATTTTCTTGTGCATCAAGTTTAAGCGCTCTTAGCCTTGATGAGCCATTTATTCAGAAAGATCTTGAGCTCAGAGTAATGCCTCCTGTTTATGAAGATGATCATAGGAGTGAAGAACTTGATAAGGAGGAAAATACAAGtgtgaaaaataaatataaaGCAGAGAAAGCTGCAGAACCTGAGAAAGATATACTGGAAGATGATGATGACGATGATATTGATATCTTGGAAGAATGCATAAATTCGGCCATGCCAACTAAATCTTCCAGCAAAGCAAAGAAAACTGCTGCTAGTACAACTTCACGGATACCACCTCCTGTAGCAAGGAAACCAAGTCAGTTGCCTGTATACAAATTGCTTTCTAATCAAAATAGAGTCCATGCTCAAAAGCATGTCAGTTTTAACCATGACATATTTAGGGAAGATATGCCACGTGTCTACTGTGTTGAAGGAACTCCAATAAACTTTTCAACTGCTACATCTCTAAGCGACCTCACCATTGAGTCGCCTCCAAATGAATTGTCAaattcagaaggcattcgacctCCATCTGAATCTGCAGTGATGGAGAAGAGAGATACTATCCCAACTGAGGGCAGAAGTATGGATGATGCTGAGACATCAAAAGGTCTCATCCCTGCTCAGCCAGGGCAAGATGATAAAACAGAGGAAGGTGATATTCTAGCTGAATGTATAAACTCTGCTATGCCAAAAGGAAAGAGCCATAAACCCTACAGAATTAAAAAGATTAATCAGATGCAACATACATCAACATCTGTGAACAATACAAATCAGCAAGAAGCTGATAAACGAAAACCAACATCTCCAGTGAAACCATTATCTCAGAACACTGAGTTCAAAGCACGATTATTACAGCGATCATCCATACCTGACCCTCCAAGTAGCTTTTCTGCTGAAGGCAACTACACAGAACACAGAAAAGACATGGAAAAGGCTCACAAAAGGCAAACCACAAAAAATGCTGCTGGGGATTTTCAAGATAAACCACCAAGTAATGATAACCGCATTCGTGGAGGTTTTGTATTTGACTCCCCACATCATTATACTCCAATTGAAGGAACTCCATATTGTTTTTCACGGAATGATTCTCTGAGTTCGCTTGACTTTGATGATGATGATACTGACCTCTCAAAAGAGAAAGCAGAACTGAAAAAAGAGAAAGGCAAAAAAGACAAAACTTCTAATGATGTAAAAAATTGTAATAATGAACAAATTCCTAACAGTCAGCAACCTACTGATAGAATGCAGCCAGGTCAAAAATCTTTATCAAGCAGAGGGCAGTCAAAATCTGCATTACAGAGACAAGCTGTTTTCTCCCAAACGCCAAAAGACAATAGTGACCGAGAAACAGTTACAGATGAGAAAATGCAGAATTTTGCCATTGAAGATACTCCTGTTTGTTTTTCTCGTAATTCATCCTTAAGTTCTCTCAGTGATATTGACCAAGAGAATAATAATAAAAAAGTAACGCAGCATATTGAACAGGGGGAGCACACAAATAGTCAAGTTGCAGTTAACAGACCTCCAGCCTCTGGTTATGCACCCAAATCATTTCATGTTGAAGACACACCTGTTTGCTTTTCCAGAAATAGCTCTCTTAGCTCTCTCAGTATTGACTCTGAAGATGACCTTCTGCAAGAGTGCATAAGTTCAGCTATGCCAAAAAAGAAAAAGCACCTTGCAAAAGGCAAGAGTAACTGGGAAAATACAGGAAGTGATACTTCAGCATCAGTAGATGAGACAGACGAGCCTATGAATTTAAGGGAGCAAGTGCAAAGCCCTATCTCAGAGCAGGCTTTTTCTCCCGACTCTGAAAGCTTTGACTGGAAAGCCATTCAAGAGGGTGCTAATTCTATAGTAAGCAGCTTGCATCAAGCTGCTGCTTGCCTGTCAAGACAGGGTTCTTCTGATTCTGATTCTATTCTGTCACTTAAATCTGGTATTTCCTTAGGATCACCCTTTCACCTTACACCTGACCAGGAAGAAAAACCATTCAGTTCCAATAAAGGCCCTAAAATTGTCAAACCTGGTGAGAAAGTAACCAGTGATAATAAAAAGAATGAGGAGGAAAATGTTAAAGCTATTCGAGGAGGAAAAAGAGTGTATAAAAGTTTAATAACTGGAAAGGCCCGATCGAATGTTGAGACTGCTTCCAGTCATCCAAAACACACTCAACAGGCAAATATGCCTATGATCTCACGTGGAAGGACCATGATTCACATACCTGGTGTAAGGAACAGCTCACCTAGCACCAGCCCTATTCCGAAGATGCCACCAAAAAATACAAGCTCTAAAAGTCCAAGCCCAGGGCAACATTCAAATAATTCACCAAGAAGCATTAAGACGACAATAAAATCAGAATCAAGCCCGATAGGCAAGCAAACAGGCACTCCGGGAGCATCCAGCAGCAAAGGACCTTCTAGGTCAGGATCTAGAGATTCCACTCCTTCTAGACCTTCTCAACAATCACTGTCGAGACCAATGCAGTCTCCTGGTCGAAATTCCATATCTCCAGGAAGAAATGGGATCAGCCCTTCTAACAAGATATCACAACTGCCAAGGACATCTTCTCCAAGTACTGCCTCAGCTAAACCTTCAGGATCAGGAAGAATGCCTTATACATCTCCAGGTAGACCAATGAATCAGCAGGCTCCCTCAAAGCAAGCGGGTCTAGGAAAGGGTACACCATCTATTACAAGAAGTGAATCAAATTCTAAGGGGCTAAGCCAGAGTGCCAGTAGCTCTGTACCAGGTAAAAGAGTGGAACTGTCGAGAATGTCTTCAACAAAATCAAGTGGCAGTGAATCTGACCGATCTGAAAGGCCTACATTAATGCGTCAGTCAACTTTTATAAAGGAAGCCCCGAGTCCAACATTGCGGAGAAAATTAGAAGAGTCCACTTCTTTTGAATCTTTGTCACCACCCTCTAGGCCTGCATCACCAACTAGATCACAAACTCAAACCCCAGTTTTAAGTCCATCTCAGCATCTAGATGGGATGCCCAGTCATTTACAAAATCAAACTAGCAGTTGGAGAAAAATACCTCCAAATCAGAATCTCTCTGCAGAACATCTTGAAGGAAGGCCCATGCGGAAACATGACATAGCTCGTTCTCATTCCGAAAGTCCTTCAAGGCTTCCTGTGAACAGATCGGGTACATGGAAGCGAGAACATAGCAAACATTCATCATCCCTCCCTCGAGTTAGCACATGGCGACGCACAGGGAGTTCTTCATCAATCCTGTCAGCTTCTTCGGAGTCAAGTGAAAAGGCTAAAAGTGAAGATGAAAGACCACATCAGGTGAATTTTGCACATGGTAATAAACAAGCCAAGGAAAACCCAGCTCctttgaggggaacttggagaaaaATTAAGGATAATGAAATTTCACAAACGAACAATCACTCTCAGAATTCTTCAGCTCCAAATAGTGTTGAATCCAAACATTTAGTTTACCAGATGGCACCTCCTGTGTCAAAGACTGAGGATGTGTGGGTGAGAATTGAGGACTGCCCAATAAACAATCCTCGGCCTGGAAAATCTCCAACAGGTAATACACCCCCGGTTATTGACGATGTGTCTGAAAAGTTGCTTCTAAGTGATGAAGAAGGCTCAGGTGATGGACAGAACAAACCAGCTTCAGAACATAGAACTCCTCCTCATGGTCTAAGAATGGAAAAATGTTTAAATTCATTTACGCAGTTGGATAGCCCAGAGAAAAAGGCAGCAGAAACTAAATCTGCTGTGAACAGTTCTGCTACCTCACCAGAAATTGAGACCACAGTTGTCACCGAGCGTACACCTTTTAGTTCAAACAGCTCAAGCAAGCACAACTCGCCTAGTGGCACTGTTGCTGCAAGAGTTACTCCTTTCAATTACGTCCCCAGTCCTCGTAAAAGTAGCACAGATAACAGCTCCACACGGCCATCACAAATTCCAACACCTGTAAACAACAACAAAAGAAAGGAGAGCTCTAAACCTGAAACCACTGAGTCCACTGGAAATCAAAGCCCTAAACGGCATTCTGGATCATATTTAGTAACTTCTGTTTGA